One Natator depressus isolate rNatDep1 chromosome 13, rNatDep2.hap1, whole genome shotgun sequence genomic region harbors:
- the LOC141997457 gene encoding putative beta-1,3-galactosyl-O-glycosyl-glycoprotein beta-1,6-N-acetylglucosaminyltransferase 7, with the protein MNQLDATKSGFLMCIGLCIFIFTFIYVRNTFSKEPSEQKSFPDTAECGVYPDELCSALFEGKSAAPQIGNFCQMIHQPEMPDCIRTPCNCSTVLKTLHFITRPLSEEEGNFSLAYIITIHKELEMFVKLLRAIYLPQNVYCIHIDEKSPRYYKIAVQTLVNCFENIFISSKRENVVYAGFSRLQADINCMKDLVNAKTQWNYVINLCGQDYPIKTNKEIIQYIKSKWNDKNMTPGVVQPPHMKHRTHLSYKEYVHSGTSYVYPTKNMKDDPPHNLTIYFGTAYYVLTRKFVEFTLTDVRAKDLLEWSKDTYSPDEHYWVTLNRLSDAPAATPNAQWEGNIRAIKWKDQEGVAHNGCKGHYIRDICVYGLGDLQWIIESPNLFANKFEPTTYPLVMDCLERRYRLKVLQQAEVPLEAHWHFQESNYFNMKLNV; encoded by the exons ATGAACCAACTTGATGCAACAAAATCAGGATTTTTAATGTGCATTGGCCTCTGTATTTTCATCTTCACTTTTATCTATGTAAGAAACACATTTTCTAAAGAACCAAGTGAACAAAAATCCTTCCCAGATACAGCAGAATGTGGTGTGTATCCAGATGAGCTTTGTTCAGCGCtttttgaggggaaaagtgcagcacCTCAAATTGGAAATTTTTGTCAGATGATTCACCAACCTGAAATGCCTGACTGCATACGGACTCCATGCAATTGCTCTACAGTCTTGAAGACTCTGCATTTTATAACAAGACCACTGTCTGAAGAAGAAGGAAACTTCTCCTTGGCATATATCATCACAATTCATAAGGAGTTAGAAATGTTTGTGAAACTACTCAGAGCCATTTATCTGCCTCAGAATGTATACTGCATACACATAGATGAAAAGTCACCACGgtattataaaattgcagtgcaaaCACTAGTTAActgctttgaaaacatttttatttcatcaaAAAGAGAAAATGTTGTTTATGCAGGATTTTCAAGATTACAAGCTGATATTAATTGTATGAAGGATTTAGTTAATGCTAAAACTCAATGGAATTATGTTATTAATTTGTGTGGCCAGGATTATCCCATCAAAACGAACAAAGAAATTATACAGTACATCAAAAGTAAATGGAATGATAAAAATATGACTCCTGGGGTGGTCCAACCTCCTCATATGAAACATAGGACGCATCTTAGTTACAAAGAATATGTACATTCAGGAACATCCTACGTGTATCCAACCAAGAATATGAAAGATGATCCTCCACATAACTTAACTATATATTTTGGTACTGCTTACTATGTACTCACTAGAAAGTTTGTGGAGTTTACACTGACTGACGTACGTGCAAAAGATTTGCTTGAATGGTCAAAGGACACATACAGTCCAGATGAGCACTACTGGGTCACACTGAATCGTTTAAGTG atgCTCCAGCTGCTACACCAAATGCACAGTGGGAAGGAAATATACGAGCTATTAAATGGAAAGATCAAGAAGGAGTTGCACATAATGGCTGCAAAG GTCATTACATCCGAGATATTTGTGTCTATGGACTGGGGGATTTACAGTGGATCATTGAATCACCTAATTTATTTGCCAACAAGTTTGAGCCTACAACATATCCACTTGTTATGGACTGCCTAGAGAGACGCTATAGGCTTAAAGTACTGCAGCAAGCTGAAGTCCCACTAGAAGCCCACTGGCATTTTCAGGAAAGTAACTATTTTAACATGAAGTTGAATGTCTGA